The region CATCTCAATTTGCTGTATGAAAACAAAATTGTCCCTGAGATACCCGTATTTGTGGACAGTCCGCTTGCGGTGAATGTTACGGAGGTATTTCGCAAATACCCTGATTATTACGATAAAGATGCGCGTAATCTCCTGCAAAGCGGGGATAATCCCTTTTCGTTTGAAGGATTGCGCTATATTCGTGAAGTAAAAGATTCGATGAAGCTCAACGACATAAACGATCCGTGCATTATCATTTCGGCATCCGGTATGTGCGAAGCCGGGCGTATTTTACATCATCTGAAAAATAATATTGAGAATTCCAATAACACCGTGCTCATCGTAGGTTTTATGGCAGAGCATACGCTGGGCCGTAAATTGGTAGACAAGGCTGAGACGGTAAAAATATTTGGCGATATGTTTTCCGTAAAAGCGCGTGTTCATAAAATCAATTCGTTCAGTGGTCATGCGGATCGTACCGATTTGCTTAATTTTACCGAATTGGTCGGCAAACAAGCTTCCGTTTTTTTGGTACACGGCGAGGAAGCGCAAAGCGTGCCATTTGCGGAATCATTAAAAAGTAAC is a window of bacterium DNA encoding:
- a CDS encoding MBL fold metallo-hydrolase, producing the protein LICESTYGNKVHDPVKEIHGEFVQVIQDAVARKGKIIIPAFSVERTQEIVYHLNLLYENKIVPEIPVFVDSPLAVNVTEVFRKYPDYYDKDARNLLQSGDNPFSFEGLRYIREVKDSMKLNDINDPCIIISASGMCEAGRILHHLKNNIENSNNTVLIVGFMAEHTLGRKLVDKAETVKIFGDMFSVKARVHKINSFSGHADRTDLLNFTELVGKQASVFLVHGEEAQSVPFAESLKSNGFRHVEIPERLQKITL